The sequence GCCATGCTGACCCCCGGCATTGCCGGCGCCTATCGCCGGGCCGTCGAGGGGCGCACGCAAGATGCCGCGCTTTCGAAGCGCACATCTGCAGCTTCCCCCTCTGCAAGCGGGAAACCGGGCAGCTGCCACGTCACGCCGGCGGTCTTCGAGACGGCCGCGGCCGCCTTCCTCGCTTCGCACGCCCTGCAGGAAGAGGTGTTCGGACCGGCGGCCGTCGTGGTGCGGTGCCGCAGCGAAGAGGAGCGGCTCGCCGTTGCCGCCGCGCTGGAAGGCCAGTTGACCGCGACGCTGCTGATGGAGCCGGACGATGCCGAGGACATGGCAACCGCCCGCAAGCTCGTTCCCGTCCTGGAGCGCAAGGCCGGCCGCCTGCTGGTCAACGGTTTCTCCACCGGCGTCGAGGTCTGTCATTCGATGATGCACGGAGGCCCGTATCCTGCCTCCACCGACACCCGCTCCACCTCGGTCGGGTCGCGTGCCATCCTGCGGTTCCTGCGGCCGGTCGCCTATCAGAACCTGCCGGCGGGCCTGCTGCCGGAGGGTCTTGGCGAGGACGCCGAAGGCCCCCGTCTGGTTGACGGCACGCCCCGATAGGGTAGGTAGTTAGGGGAAACCTCCAGGAGACGGTCGACATGCCGGCCGTTTCCCAAACCGCTGTCTTGCATCCTGCCTTCCTGCTTGCGGTCGGCGCGGATCGCCGATGCGGCAAAAAGAAGGATTCCGCATGCCCTGCAACGGACGCTTCGCCCGTCTCCTCTTCCCCCTCCTGCTTGCCGCCCTCCTGCTGCTGCCTTCGGGCCTGCCGGGACCGGCTCTCGCCCAGTCCGGCCAACCGGCACCGCAGCAATCCGGCGAACAGGCATCAGGAAGCCCGGCAGGAGCGGCGCAGTCCGTTGCGCAGACCCGCCAGGATGCGGACGCGCTGATCCGGCTGCTGCAGGACCCCGGCGCGCGCGGCGCGCTGATCGACTATCTGCAGCGCGACCCGGCCACCGCTCCAACCAACGCCCCGGGCACGGCCGCTCCGGCGCCTTCCTCCTCCTCGCCCGTACCGGCGGAAGGCGCGCCTTCGGACGCATCTCCGGCCGCCGCGGAAGGGGAAGTAACCCCGGCCGAGACCGAGGCGGAGCGCCAGCCGAGCCACATCGCTCTGCGCATCGCCATGGCCACGCAGAATGTGGTCAGCGAAGGCATGGTCTATGTGGAGCGGATTGCCCGCTCCTTCACCTCGCTGCCGACGGCACTGTCCTATAGCGCCGGAGCCAACTGGGATCGCGTCCAGAGCATCCTGCTGCAGCTGGTGATCATCGCCTTCGTCGCCTTCGCCATCGTGGTGCTGCTGCACAAGCTCGCCTACCGGCTGTTCGCCCGACTGATCGGCCGGGACCAGTCGATGACGGTGGTCAAGCGCGTCACGCTTCTGGTGCTGCATCTGGTGGCAGAGGCGCTGATCGTGGCCATCGCGCTGGGCGCCGGTTACGCCGTCGCGCTCTATACGGGCGAGAACCTGCGCCATGTCGAGCTGGTGGAATCGCTCTTCCTCAACGCCTTCTTCTTCATCCAGATCGCCAAGGTGCTGACGCGGTTCGCACTGAGCCCCGAGTTTGCCGCCCTGCGCCTGGTGCCGCTCGACGACGAGCAGGCGCTGTACTGGCGCCGCTGGCTGTTCACCATCTACAACGTGCTGGGCTACGGCACGATGGTCGTGGTGCCGCTGATCGCCAACAACATCTCGTTCCTGCTCGCCGACTCGGTGCGCATGATGATCGTGCTGGCCAGCGTCCTGATCGCCATCTCCGCGATCATGCGCAACCGGCTGGCAACGCGCGAACGCATCCTCGCCTATGGAGAACGCCAGTCGAACGTCGTCACCACCGGCCTGGTGGAGATCGTCGCCCGCACCTGGCACATCGTCGCCATCATCTACGTGCTGATGCTGCTCGGCGTGTGGCTGTCCCGGCCCTTCGACGCGGTCACGTTCATGGTCCGCGCCACCGCCCTGTCGGTGCTGACGGTGATGGTCGGCACCATCGTCTCGCTGGCGCTGACCCGGGCCATCGCCGGCGGCGTGCGCCTGCCGCAGAACGTGCATGAGCGCCTGCCCATGCTGGAGCGGCGCCTCAACACCTTCGTGCCGCGGGTGCTCTCGCTGGTCCGCCTCGGCGTCTTCGTCTGCGTGATCATCGGCATCCTGCAGGCATGGGACATGATCGACGCCCTGTCATGGTTCAGCTCCAGCGACGGGCAGGACTGGACCAGCCGCGCCGCGTCCGCCGGCATCATCATCGGCATCGGCTTCCTGATCTGGCTTGCCGTGATGAGCTGGGTGGACCTGCGCCTCAACCCGCGCGGCCGCCTGCCGACCTCGCGCGAGAAGACGCTGTTCAACCTGTTCCGCAACGCCTTCTCGATCCTGCTGGTGGTGATGATCACGCTGCTCGCCCTGTCGGAGATCGGGGTCAACATCGGCCCGCTGATCGCCGGTGCCGGTGTCTTCGGTCTCGCCATCTCCTTCGGTTCGCAGAAGCTGGTGCAGGACATCATCACCGGCGCGTTCATCCAGTTCGAGAACGCCATGAACGAAGGCGACGTCGTGACGCTCGGCGGCGTCACCGGCACGGTGGAGAAGCTGACCATCCGCTCGGTGCGCCTGCGCGACATCGACGGCACCGCCCACATGATCCCCTTCTCCACGGTCGACCGGGTCGCCAACTTCATGCGCGGCTGGGCCTATCACGTGGCGGCGATCGGCGTTGCCTACGACAGCGACCTCACGGAAGTGAAGCTGGCCATGCATGCGGCCTTCGACCGGCTGATGCAGACCGACTACAAGTCGGAGATCCTGGAGCCGCTGGAGATGCACGGCATCACCATGTTCGGCGACAGCGCCATCACCGTGCGCGCCCGCATCAAGACGCGCCCGGGATCGCAGTGGTCGGTCGGCCGCGCCTACAACGAGCACATCAAGGCCGTGTTCGACGAGCGCGGAATAGAGATCCCGTTCCCGCAGGTCACCTATCACATGCCGCCGAAGCTCGCGGCGAGCGAGGACGAGGAAAAGGTGATCGAGGCGACCGCCAAGCCGGCAAAGGCGAAAGCGAAGGCGGAGGCCGGCGAGACGGACAGCCAGGCAGCCCAGCCCGACGACGCCGAGCCCAAGGCCCCGCGCCGCCGGCGCAAGAAGAAGCCGCAGGACATTCCCTCCGAAGACGAGGTGTGATCCCGCGCAAGCTTCCCTGCCGATCAAGCACGGCCGGGCGACCTGCGCCCGGTCGCAGCCGGTAAGGGGCGCACGCCCCCTCGCAACGCATTGCGCCCCCGGCACAACCGGCCCACCATGTTCGGGCAGCATTGGCGCCTGGGGCCAAGCATTCGGTACACTTGCCAATTGTGACGAGGAAATTCCCGGCCCGCCTGTCGGGCAGGTTTTTTCTCCCGAAACGGACCGAAAATAGAAAGCATCATCCTGTTGTAACCCGTTTCAGGCGCGACTACTGTGCCATCAAGGCTGCTTGCGGAAAAACAACCTTCCCAAAGGGAAGCACTG comes from Stappia sp. 28M-7 and encodes:
- a CDS encoding mechanosensitive ion channel domain-containing protein, translating into MPCNGRFARLLFPLLLAALLLLPSGLPGPALAQSGQPAPQQSGEQASGSPAGAAQSVAQTRQDADALIRLLQDPGARGALIDYLQRDPATAPTNAPGTAAPAPSSSSPVPAEGAPSDASPAAAEGEVTPAETEAERQPSHIALRIAMATQNVVSEGMVYVERIARSFTSLPTALSYSAGANWDRVQSILLQLVIIAFVAFAIVVLLHKLAYRLFARLIGRDQSMTVVKRVTLLVLHLVAEALIVAIALGAGYAVALYTGENLRHVELVESLFLNAFFFIQIAKVLTRFALSPEFAALRLVPLDDEQALYWRRWLFTIYNVLGYGTMVVVPLIANNISFLLADSVRMMIVLASVLIAISAIMRNRLATRERILAYGERQSNVVTTGLVEIVARTWHIVAIIYVLMLLGVWLSRPFDAVTFMVRATALSVLTVMVGTIVSLALTRAIAGGVRLPQNVHERLPMLERRLNTFVPRVLSLVRLGVFVCVIIGILQAWDMIDALSWFSSSDGQDWTSRAASAGIIIGIGFLIWLAVMSWVDLRLNPRGRLPTSREKTLFNLFRNAFSILLVVMITLLALSEIGVNIGPLIAGAGVFGLAISFGSQKLVQDIITGAFIQFENAMNEGDVVTLGGVTGTVEKLTIRSVRLRDIDGTAHMIPFSTVDRVANFMRGWAYHVAAIGVAYDSDLTEVKLAMHAAFDRLMQTDYKSEILEPLEMHGITMFGDSAITVRARIKTRPGSQWSVGRAYNEHIKAVFDERGIEIPFPQVTYHMPPKLAASEDEEKVIEATAKPAKAKAKAEAGETDSQAAQPDDAEPKAPRRRRKKKPQDIPSEDEV